GCACCGTGGGCGTGGTGGGGCGCCGCCTGCTGGGCGGCGTGGTGTTCTTCCGGCTCGTGCGCGACGACCGACTGCGCGTCACGCGCCGCTACCTGCAGCTGCCGCTGCGCTGGCACCACCGGCACCCCGCGGGTCAGCTGCTCAGCAACGCCAACGCCGACGTCGAGGCGACCTGGTCGGTCTTCATGCCGCTGCCGATGGCGCTCGGCACGATTGCCATGCTGGTCGCCGCGATCGCCACGATGGTGCTGGCCGATCCGGTGCTGACGGTGGTCGGGCTCGTCGTCATCCCGCTGCTCTTCCTGGCCAACGCCGTCTACCAGCGCTGGCAGGGGCCCCGGATCGCGCTCGCCCAGAGCCTGCGCGGTGACGTCTCCACCGTCGCCCACGAGTCGTTCGACGGCGCCCTCGTCGTCAAGTCGCTGGGCCGGGAGGCCGACGAGACGGCACGCTTCCGCGCCGCCAGCGAGCGGTTGCGCGACGCCGCCATCGCGATCGGTCGGATCCGCGCGATCTTCGACCCCGTCATCGAGGCGCTGCCGAACCTCGCCGTCCTGGCCGTGCTCCTGCTCGGCGCGTGGCGCGTGCAGGGCGGCGGCGCCGACGCGGGCGACGTGGTCCAGGTGGCCTACCTGTTCACCGTGATCGGCATGCAGATCCGCTCGTTCGGGTGGGTGCTGGGCGAGCTGCCGCGCGCCGTCGTCGGCTGGGACCGGGTGTCGCGCGTCATCGACGAGGACGACGCCATGGACTACGGCGACGCCCATGTGCCGGGCGCCGGACCTGTCGACCTCACCGTGACAGACCTCGACTACAGCCACCCCGACGAGCCCGACACGGCGGTGCTCAACGACATCGCGTTCACCGTGCCCGCCGGCACCGTCACGGCGGTCGTGGGCGCCACCGGCAGCGGCAAGAGCACGCTGACCTCCCTGGTCACCCGCCTCGTCGATCCCGACGACGGCGCGGTGCTGATCGGCGGCACCGACGCCCGTCGGCTCTCGCAGCGAGCGCTCACCCGTGCGGTGGCCCTCGTGCCGCAGTCCACGTTCCTGTTCGACGACACGGTCCGCGCCAACGTGGTGCTCGACCTCGACGTCCCCGACGAGCGGGTCTGGGAGGTGCTGCGCATCGTGCAGGCCGACCGGTTCGTGTCGGCCCTGCCGAACGGCCTCGACACCGAGCTGGGGGAGCGCGGCACGTCGCTCTCGGGCGGCCAGCGCCAGCGTCTCGCTCTGGCCCGGGCCCTGGTGCGCGACCCGCGCGTGCTCGTGATGGACGACGCCACCAGCGCCCTCGACCCCGAGGTCGAGCAGCGCATCCTGCGTGCCCTGGCCGACCGCGACGGCTCGCCCACCACTGTCGTGGTGGCGTACCGCAAGGCGACGATCGCGCTGGCCGACGAGGTCGTGTTCCTCGCCGGCGGCCGTGTCGCCGACCGCGGCACCGATGCCGAGCTGCGCGAGCGCTCGGCCGCCTACCGCAACCTCGTCGACGCGTACGACCAGGCCCGTGAGGAGGTCGACCATGAGTGACTCCGCGCCCCGCGAGGGCGGCATCTCCGTCCTCGTCCGCGGCATGCGCCGCAACCCCGAGATCACCGAGGGCATCTGGCTGACGCTCGTGCTCGCGCTCCTCAGCACCGCGGGCGGCTCCCTCGTGCCCATCGTCGTGCGGGCCGCGCTCGACGACGGCTTCGCCTCGGGCGACGTCGACACCGCGCTGATCGCCCGCTACGTGGGCATCGCCGCGCTGCTCATGATCGTGATCGCCGCTGCGGGCTACTGGTCGAAGGTGCGGATCTTCACCGCGAGCGAGCGAGGGCTGGCGAACCTGCGCGTCGCGGCGTTCCGGCACGTCCACGACCTGTCGATGCTCACGCAGAACACGCAGCGCCGCGGGTCGCTCGTCTCGCGCGTCACCTCGGACGTCGACCAGATCAGCCAGTTCCTGCAGTTCACCGGGATCATGATGATCATCAGCATCGGCCAGATGCTGGTGGCGACGGTGGTCATGGCGTTCCTGTCGTGGCAGCTCACGCTGGTGGTCCTGATCAGCTTCGTGCCCCTTGCGCTGAGCCTGCGCTGGCTGGCCGGCGCGATGTCGCGGGCCTACGACCGCGTGCGCGCCAGCGTCGGCGAGATGCTCGCCGTCATCGCCGAGCCCGTCGTGGGCGCGGCCGTCGTGCGGTCCTACGGCATCGAGGACCGCACGCAGCACCGCGTCGACGTCGCCGTCAGCGCGAACTACCGCAACAACATCCGCGCCCAGACGATCACCGCCGGCGCGTTCTCCGCCGCGATCCTCGTGGGCGGCATCGCCAACGCCGCGGTGCTCGCCGTGGGCGTCTGGCTGGGTGTGCTCGGCGAGCTCTCCGTCGGCACGATCGTGGCGTTCGTGTTCCTCGTCGGGCTCTTCACCGGCCCGGCGCAGATGGCCACCCAGGTGATCTCCGAGGCACAGAACGCGATCTCCTCGTGGCGCCGGGTCCTGGACCTGCTCGACACCCCGGCCGACGTGGTCGACCCGGGCCCGGACGGGCAGCGCCTCCCCGAGGGCGACCTCGAGGCGCGCTTCGAGCACGTCTCGTTCTCCTACCCCGAGGGCCCCACCGTGCTGGCCGACGTCGACGTCACGATCCAGGCCCGTCAGCGGGTCGCCGTCGTGGGCGAGACCGGGTCGGGCAAGACCACGTTCGCCAAGCTCCTCACCCGCCTGATGGACCCGGCCGAGGGCCGTGTGGTCCTCGGCGGCGTCGACATCGCGCAGGTCCCGTTCGACGACCTGCGCCGTCACGTGCTGATGGTGCCGCAGGAGGGCTTCCTGTTCGACGCGACGCTGGGCGAGAACCTGCGCTACGGATCGCGCACCGCCACGGACGCCGACCTCGTCGACGCCGTCGAGCGGCTCGGCCTCGCCGACTGGTTCGCGGCCCTGCCGCGCGGGCTCGACACGCGGGTGGGCCAGCGTGGCGAGTCGTTGTCGGCGGGGGAGCGGCAGCTGGTCGCGCTCGTCCGCTCGGCGCTGGCCGACCCCGCGTTCCTCGTGCTGGACGAGGCCACCAGTGCCGTCGATCCGCAGACCGAGCTGCGCGCCACCCGGGCACTCGACCGTCTGCTGCAGGGCCGCACCAGCGTGACGATCGCCCACCGGCTGTCCACCGCGGAAAACGCCGACCGCGTGCTCGTGTTCGACCAGGGCCGTCTCGTCGAGGACGGTCACCACCGCGATCTCGTCAAGGCCGAGGGCGTCTACGCTCGCCTGCACGCCTCCTGGGTCGCGCAGGCGACCCTCGCCTGATGCGGGGCGCGGGGCCGCGCCTGAGACACTGGGGGACGTGAGCTCCCTGGATGCGGCGATCGCCGCCCGCTTGAAGCGCGACGAGGCCGGCCTGGTCCCGGCGGTGGTGCAGGACGCGACGTCGCGCGCCGTGCTGATGGTCGGCTGGATGGACGACGAGGCGCTGCACCGCACCCTCACCACCGGGCGCTCCACCTTCTGGAGCCGCAGCCGTGGCGAGTACTGGGTCAAGGGCGAGACGTCGGGTCACACCCAGCACGTGCGCGAGGTCCGCCTCGACTGCGACGGCGACACGCTGCTCGTCGTCGTCGACCAGGTCGGCGCCGCGTGCCACACCGGCGCCACCACGTGCTTCGACCAGGACCTCCTGACGTGAACCGCAACCTCCTCGGGCCCGCCGTCCTCGTGCTGCTGGCGCTCGGCGGGGGCACGCTGCTGGCCGTCCGCGCGACCTGGTCCGAGGCCACCGCGCGCGCGGCGGGAATCCCCGAGACCGACCTCGCCGTGTCGGGCGCGGACGTCGTCCCGGGTGCGGCCGGGCTCGCCCTGCTGGTGATGGCCGCCGCCCTCGGCGTGCTCGCGGGCGGGCCCCGGCTGCGTCGGGTGATCGGCGCCCTCGTCGCGGTGGCCGGCGTCGTCGGCGTGGTGATCTCGAGCCGCACCGGGGACGCGCTGCAGACGGCGCAGCAGCGCGCGATCGACGAGGCCGCCGTCGCCGGTGCCACGGTGGACTGGAGCTCCACCGCCGCTCCGGCCTTCGCGATCGCCGGCTTCGCGCTGGTGGTCGTGGTCGGTGGCGCCGTCGCCTGGCTCGGTCCGCGCTGGGCCACGATGGGCCGCAAGTACGAGACCCCGGCCGCCCGGGAGCCCGACGCGAGCGACCTGTGGAAGGCGATGGACGACGGCGTCGATCCCACCGCCTGACCACCGAGTAGGCTGTCGTCCGAACCACCCCGAGCACCACTAGGAGCACCACCCATGTCGCACGGATCGTCGCCGGCCGCCTGGACCGCCGTCCTCGTCAGCCTCGCCGGCTTCCTGATCGGCGGGATCGCCCTGATCCCCGAGCCGAACTGGGTCCTCTTCACGATCGGCGTCGTGCTGGCGGTGGGTGCGCTCCCGCTCGGCAAGGTCATGTCCGTCGCCGGGTACGGCACCAGCCGGGTGAAGGATCACTGACCGATCAGGTCATCCCGACGACCGCCTCGCGCGGTCGTCTGCTGCGCGCCCCGCTGATCGCCGGCGGCGCCGGCCTCGCGGCGTTCGCCCTGCTGCACTTCCGTGACCCCCACGTCGAGGGCGCCTACGGCTTCTGCCCGTTCCTCGTCCTGACCGGGCAGCCCTGTCCCGGCTGCGGGGGACTGCGCGCGGTGAACCTGCTGACGCGCGGCGACTTCGCGGCCGCCGTCTCCAGCAACCTGCTTGCGGTCGCCCTGGTCGCCCTGGGCGTGGTGGCGTGGCTCGTGTGGCTCGGCCGGCGGGCGCGCGGGCTGCCCGCGCGCTACCTCACCTGGTCGGCGCGCACCGTGACCGCCCTGGGCGTGGTGGCCGCCGTCTTCGGCATCGCGCGGCTGACGCCGTGGGGCGCCTGGCTGGCCCCCTGACGAGAAGAGACACCGTGACGGACATGGGGACGCCGGCCGGCGCGGCTGCGTCGATGGCTGGAGGCCGACCTCGGCGGCGGGTGCACCGGGCGTGGCTCGTCGCGGGGGTCACGTTCCTCGTGCTCCTGGCGTCGGCCGCGTTCCGGTCCAGCCTCGGCGTGATGCTGGTGCCCATCGAGGAGGACCTCGGCTGGAGCCGCACGGAGACGTCGATCGCCGTCTCGCTCAACCTCATCGTCTACGGTGTCGCGGCGCCGTTCGCCGCGGCCCTCCTCGAGCGGATCGGCGTCCGCCGCACCGCCGTCGCCGCCCTCCTGCTGATCGCCCTGGGCTGCCTCGCCTCCACCGTGATGACCGCGCCCTGGCAGCTCTCGGTGCTGTGGGGCCTCGTGATCGGCGTCGCCACCGGCTCGGTCGCGCTCGTGTTCGGCGCGATCGTCGTCAATCGCTGGTTCGTCGCTCGGCGGGGCCTCGTGCTGGGCATCCTGGGCGCCGCGTGGGCCACCGGGCAGCTCGTGTTCCTGCCGCTGCTGGCCGCGATCGTCGACGAGTTCGGGTGGCGCGCCGCGTCGCTGGCGATCGCGGGCTGCTGCGCGGCCCTGGTGCCCGTCGTCGCGGTGGTGCTGCGCGACCGCCCCTCCGACGTGGGCCTCGAGCCGTACGGCGGGATCGACGACGAGGCGGCCGCCGTCGTGCCGCAGACCGCGGGCGCCGCCGTCGTCCACGCGGTCACGGTGCTGCGCGAGGTTCTCCGGACGCGCTCGTTCCTCCTGCTCGCGGGCACCTTCTTCGTGTGCGGCTGGACCACGAACGGGATCATCAGCAGCCACTTCGTGCCCGCCGCCCACGACCACGGCATGCAGGCCACGACCGCGGCCGGGCTGCTGGCCGTGGTGGGCATCTTCGACATCGTCGGCACGATCGGCTCCGGCTGGCTGACCGACCGCTACGACCCGCGCCTCCTGCTGTCGGTCTACTACGCGCTGCGCGGCGTCGCGCTGCTGGCGGTGCCGGCGCTGCTCGGCCCGACGGTGGAGCCGCCGATGCTGGTGGTCGTGGCGCTGTTCGGCCTGGACTGGGTCGCCACGGTCCCGCCGACGGTGGTGCTGTGCCGGACCGCGTTCGGTCCCGAGCGGGGCGGCATCGTGTTCGGCTGGGTGTTCGCGGCGCACATGATCGGCGCCGGCGTCGCGGCCGCGGCCAGTGGCGCCCTGCGCGCGTCCTCGGGTGACTACACGTCGGCGTGGCTGCTGGCCGGAGCGCTCGCCGTGGCTGCGGCGGTGGGCAGCCTGCTGCTGCCGCGCCCCGTCACGGCGTCAGTGCCAGGTCCAGCACGACGCTGAGGGCGCCGACGACGAGCGAGAGCGCGCCGATCACGATCGCGGCGACGCCCACCCAGTAGGCGGCGGTGGCCATCGAGGTGTCGGCGTACGGGCCGCCCCACTGCCGCGCGCGGTCGCGCTCACCCTTGGCCAGGATCATGGCCGCGATGCCGCCGGCGATCGAGAACACCCCGCAGCAGCAGGAGAGGAACACGCTCACGATCGCGATGACCAGGGCCCACACGGCCTGGTTGTTGTCCGGCGCCGAGGGATACCCCTGGCCGTAGGGAGGCTGGCCGGGCGGCGGGGGATAGCTCGTCACCCGCCGAGCATAGGACGGCGCGGCCGGGCTGCTCGCCCGGCCGCGCCGTGTCCTGCCGTGTCAGGCGGCGACCGGCTGGTCGCGGAACTTCTTGTAGGCGTACGCCGTGGCGATCGTCACCACGGGGTAGGCGACCAGCAGGCCGAGGCCGCACAGGCACGCGCCGATCAGCACGATCACGAAGCTCAGCAGCGCCAGCAGCAGGGCCTGGCCGAGGTTGGCCGACACCAGCTTCACGCTCGACGTGATCGCGTCGACGGGGGACTGGTTCTCGTCCACGACGAACAGCAGCGCGAAGTACGACAGGAACGCGAAGATGATGCCCGGCAGGACGCACAGGACGAGGCCGATCGTGATGCCGATCGACACCAGCAGCGACGTCAGGATGACCGGCCCGACCGGCACCCGCGAGAACGTGTCGGCGAGCGAGAACGGCCGGCCCTCGGTCTCGTCGAGCGCGCCGCGGTAGATGAACGCGGAGATCACGTAGGTGGCCAGCGTCGAGAGCAGGTTCACCACGATGCTCGCGAAGTTGAACCCGGCGAACGGGTTGGTCTCGTTCGCGTCGATGTCCGGCTGCACGAGGAAGCTGAAGAGGCCGAAGATCACCGAGACGGCGAAGATCGCCAGTCCGGCGATGATCCACTGACCCGCGTTGGCGGAGAACTTGCGCCAGCCGTAGCCGATCGCGTCGGTCGGGCTGAAGGGCTCGATGAACCCCGAGCCGCCGGGCGGGGGAGGCGGGTACCCGCCGGCGCCGTAGCCGGACGGGCCTCCGGGGGGAGGCGGGTAGCCGCCGCCGGACGCGTCACCGGGCGGGGGCGGCGGGTAGGAGGTGCCGCCGTAGGAGGGCGGGGGCGGCGGCGGGGGCGGGACGGGACCGTCCGGGGTCTCCGGGTCGGGTCCGGTGGGCGGCTCGTTGGTCGACATACGGGCGAGCATAGGGAGGATCGGGCGCTCCGTACACCGTGCGGATCATCGATCCTGCCAGTGATGCTGTCTCGAAACGGAGGGTGCGTGCCGCTTGACCACGGCGCGGGGATACGCTGGAGGTCAGTTCGGAGCCGAGTCCCGACAGGGGAAGGGAGAGTGCGATGACCGTACTCGACGACATCCTCGCGGGGGTGGCCGAGGACCTGGCCGAGCGACAGAGCCGGGTGTCCCTGGACGACCTCAAGCGTCAGGCCGACAAGCAGCCCCCCGCACTGGACCCCATGCCGGCGTTCCGGGCCGAAGGCGTCTCGGTGATCGCCGAGGTGAAGCGGTCGAGCCCCAGCCTGGGCGCGCTCGCCGACATCAAGAACCCCGCCCAGCTCGCCGCGGACTACGCGGCCGGCGGCGCCGCCGCGATCAGCGTGCTCACCGAGCAGCGTCGCTTCAACGGCACCCTCGACGACCTGCGTGCCGTGCGCGGCCAGGTCGACGTGCCGGTGCTGCGCAAGGACTTCATCACCACGTCGTACCAGCTGTGGGAGGCCCGGGCCGCCGGTGCCGACATGGCGCTGCTGATCGTGGCCGCTCTCGACCAGAACGCGCTGGAGTCGCTGATCGACCGCGCTCGGTCGATCGGCCTGACCCCGCTGATCGAGGTCCACGACGAGGCCGAGGTGCGCCGCGCCCTCGACGCCGACGCCGACCTCATCGGCGTGAACGCTCGCAACCTCAAGACGCTCGAGGTCGACCGCCAGACGTTCGAGCGGCTCGCCCCCCACATCCCCGACTCGGTGGTGAAGGTCGCCGAGTCCGGCGTCCGCGGGCCGCACGACGTGATCGAGTACGCGCGCTTCGGCGCCAACGTCGTGCTCGTCGGCGAGACCCTCGTCAAGGGCGACGACCCTCGCGCCACCGTGGCGGACCTGGTCGCGGCCGGCTCCCATCCGGCGCTGCAGCATCGATGGCAGCCGAGCTGAACCCACCAGCTCCCTGCCGACCCCTCACCCAGGACGACCATGACTGACACCTCCGGCCGATCGCCGTCGCGATCGGCACTTCCCGACGGTCCCGGCCACTTCGGTCGCTTCGGCGGCCGGTTCATGCCCGAGGCCCTGATCGCCCCGCTCGACGAGATCACCCGCGAGTGGGAGGCCGCCCAGGCCGACCCCGTGTTCCGCGCCGAGCTCGACCGCATGCTGCGCGAGTACGCCAACGTGCCGAGCCCGCTGTACGAGGCGCACCGGTTCTCGCGGGCCGTGGGAGCGCGCATCCTGCTCAAGCGCGAGGACCTCAACCACACCGGCGCCCACAAGATCCGCAACGTGATCGGGCAGGCCCTGCTGGCCAAGCGCATCGGCAAGCCGCGCTGCATCGCCGAGACGGGAGCCGGCCAGCACGGAGTCGCCTCGGCCACGGCGTGCGCCTACCTCGACCTGGACTGCACCGTCTACATGGGCCAGGTCGACACCGAGCGCCAGGCCCTGAACGTCGCCCGCATGCAGATGCTGGGCGCCGAGGTCATCCCGGTCACCACCGGGAGCGCCACCCTCAAGGACGCGATCAACGAGGCCCTGCGCGACTGGGTCACCACGGTCGACACGACGCACTACCTCTTCGGCACCGCCGCGGGGCCGCACCCGTTCCCGACGATGGTGCGCGAGCTGACGCGGGGCATCGGCGACGAGGCACGGGCCCAGGTCCTCGAGCTCACCGGCAGGCTGCCCGACGCGGCCGTCGCGTGCGTGGGTGGCGGATCGAACGCGATCGGGCTGTTCACGGCGTTCGTGCCTGACGAGAGCGTCCGGCTCATCGGCATCGAGGCCGGCGGCGACGGCTTCGAGACCGGTCGCCACGCCGCCACGATCACCGCCGGCGAGGTCGGCGTGCTCCACGGCGCCCGCTCGTTCCTGCTGCAGGACGAGGACGGCCAGACGATCGAGTCCCACTCGATCAGCGCCGGTCTCGACTACCCGGGCGTGGGACCCGAGCACGCGCACCTGGCCGACATCGGCAGGGCCCAGTACCGGCCCGCCACCGACGCGCAGGCGATGTCCGCGTTCGACCTGCTGTGCAAGACCGAGGGGATCATCCCCGCGATCGAGTCGGCGCACGCGCTGGCCGGTGCGGTGGAGCTCGCGAAGGAGATGGGCCCCGACGCCACGATCCTGGTCAACCTCTCGGGCCGCGGCGACAAGGACGTGCACACCGCCGCGAAGTACTTCGGCCTGCTGGACGAGAACGACCGGGCGGAGACCGACCGATGAGCGAGCGCGAGCGAGTGAACGAATCCGGCGCACACATCGCGCCGCCGACCTATCCTGCTCTTCCAGAGGCGGTGGCGCGATGACGGTGATTGACGAGCTGTTCGAGCGCACGCGCGCCGAGAACCGCGCGGCCCTCGTGGGCTACCTGCCCGCCGGGTTCCCCACGGTGGACGGCTCCATCGCGGCCATCGGCGCCATGATCGAGGCCGGCGTGGACCTGGTCGAGGTGGGCCTGCCCTACAGCGATCCGGTGATGGACGGTCCCACGATCCAGGCCGCCGCGGAGGCCGCGCTGGTCAACGGCACCCGGGTCGACGACGTGTTCCGCGTCGTGGAGGCCTCGGCCGCCGGCGCTCCCACCGTGGTCATGACCTACTGGAACCCGGTCGAGCGCCGCGGCGTCGACCGGTTCGCCGCCGACCTCGCCGCCGCCGGGGGAGCCGGAATCATCACGCCCGACCTCATTCCCGACGAGGCCATCGACTGGGAGCGCGCCTCCCGCGAGCAGGGCCTGGACCGCGTCTACCTCGTGTCGCCGTCGTCGTCCGACGAGCGACTGGCGATGACGGCCGAGGCCGCCAGCGGCTTCATCTACGCCACCGCGGTCATGGGCGTCACGGGACAGCGCGAGCAGACCAGCAGCCTCGCGCCCGAGCTGGTCGGCCGGCTGCGCAAGGTCACCGACAAGCCCGTCGGCGTGGGGCTCGGCGTCAGCAACGGCGCCCAGGCCCACGAGATCGCCGCGTTCGCCGACGCGGTGATCGTGGGTTCGGCGCTCGTGCGCTGCCTGCTCGACCAGCCCGACGAGGCCTCCGGGCTCGCGGCGATCCGCGACCTCGTGACCGACCTGCGCACCGGCGTCGAGCGGGACTGACATGACCATCGCCGCCTACATCCCCTCGCCCGAGCAGGCCGTCTGGCACCTCGGGCCGCTGCCCCTGCGGGCCTACGCGCTGTGCATCATCGCCGGCGTCTTCGCCGCCATCTGGATCGCCGAGCGGCGCTACGTGGCTGCCGGAGGCCGTCCCGGCGCGATCGGCGACGTGGCGATCTGGGCCGTGCCGTTCGGCATCATCGGCGGACGGATCTACCACGTCCTCACCGACCCCCAGCTCTACTTCGGCGACGGTCGCGACCCGATCGACGCGCTGAAGATCTGGGAGGGCGGCCTGGGCATCTGGGGCGCCATCGCGTTCGGCGGCCTGGGCGCGTGGATCGCGTGCCGACGGTACGACATCGACTTCCTGAAGATGGCCGACGCCCTGGCGCCCGGACTTCTCGTCGCGCAGGCGATCGGACGACTCGGCAACTACTTCAACCAGGAGCTCTTCGGCCGTCCCACCACGGTGCCGTGGGCCCTGGAGATCTCCGAGCGGCACCGTCCCGACGGCTTCGAGCAGTTCGCCACGTTCCACCCGACGTTCCTCTACGAGGCACTGTGGAACCTGGCGGCCGCGGCGCTGCTCGTGTGGCTGGGCAAGCGCTTCGCGCTGACGCACGGACGGGTCTTCGCGCTCTACGTCATGCTCTACACCCTCGGGCGCGGCTGGATCGAGTCCCTGCGGATCGACACGGTGAACCACATCGGGCCGTTCCGGCTGAACATCTGGACCTCGATCGTGGTGTTCTGCCTGGCCCTGGCCTACTTCGTGTGGGCCGGCCGCCGGTACCGCGAGAGCCCTGAGCGTGACGTTTCCGGGGCCGACGCGCCGTAGGCGACCCCCGGAACGTCACTGCCAGCGCTTCCTCAGGCCTTCGGGTCGTCCTCGAGCCGGTCCGCGGCCTCCTTGAGCTTGGCGGCGGCGTCGTCGATCTTCTCGGTGAACTTGCCGTCGGTGGCCTTGTCGGCGAGGTCCGCGACCTTGTCGATCGCGGCGTCGATGTCCTCGTCGTGCTGCGCCGCCTCCTCCTTGGCCCGATCGACTAGCTGCTCGACGTCCTTGCCCTTGAACTTGTCCAGGAAGCCCATGGATGGCCCTCTCGTCCGTGACGGGACCGTGCATCGGTCCCGGACGTCACGGTACTTCGGCTCGGCGGACCCCGCCTGAAAGACTGGGACCATGAGACCGAGCCGCCCCGTCGTCGCCGTCGTGGGCCCTACCGCCTCGGGCAAGACGCGGCTCTCGGTCGGTCTGGCTCGCGCCGTGGGCGGCGAGATCGT
This genomic interval from Aeromicrobium choanae contains the following:
- a CDS encoding ABC transporter ATP-binding protein; its protein translation is MSAPALDTLSGGGTDRLTRRGFGVMGRGIARQKVMFTWAALASLLFGVMTVADAWVLGWATDHVIAPSVAAGAVTWSTLWAGVGLFVLAAVLRTVGVVGRRLLGGVVFFRLVRDDRLRVTRRYLQLPLRWHHRHPAGQLLSNANADVEATWSVFMPLPMALGTIAMLVAAIATMVLADPVLTVVGLVVIPLLFLANAVYQRWQGPRIALAQSLRGDVSTVAHESFDGALVVKSLGREADETARFRAASERLRDAAIAIGRIRAIFDPVIEALPNLAVLAVLLLGAWRVQGGGADAGDVVQVAYLFTVIGMQIRSFGWVLGELPRAVVGWDRVSRVIDEDDAMDYGDAHVPGAGPVDLTVTDLDYSHPDEPDTAVLNDIAFTVPAGTVTAVVGATGSGKSTLTSLVTRLVDPDDGAVLIGGTDARRLSQRALTRAVALVPQSTFLFDDTVRANVVLDLDVPDERVWEVLRIVQADRFVSALPNGLDTELGERGTSLSGGQRQRLALARALVRDPRVLVMDDATSALDPEVEQRILRALADRDGSPTTVVVAYRKATIALADEVVFLAGGRVADRGTDAELRERSAAYRNLVDAYDQAREEVDHE
- a CDS encoding ABC transporter ATP-binding protein, with product MSDSAPREGGISVLVRGMRRNPEITEGIWLTLVLALLSTAGGSLVPIVVRAALDDGFASGDVDTALIARYVGIAALLMIVIAAAGYWSKVRIFTASERGLANLRVAAFRHVHDLSMLTQNTQRRGSLVSRVTSDVDQISQFLQFTGIMMIISIGQMLVATVVMAFLSWQLTLVVLISFVPLALSLRWLAGAMSRAYDRVRASVGEMLAVIAEPVVGAAVVRSYGIEDRTQHRVDVAVSANYRNNIRAQTITAGAFSAAILVGGIANAAVLAVGVWLGVLGELSVGTIVAFVFLVGLFTGPAQMATQVISEAQNAISSWRRVLDLLDTPADVVDPGPDGQRLPEGDLEARFEHVSFSYPEGPTVLADVDVTIQARQRVAVVGETGSGKTTFAKLLTRLMDPAEGRVVLGGVDIAQVPFDDLRRHVLMVPQEGFLFDATLGENLRYGSRTATDADLVDAVERLGLADWFAALPRGLDTRVGQRGESLSAGERQLVALVRSALADPAFLVLDEATSAVDPQTELRATRALDRLLQGRTSVTIAHRLSTAENADRVLVFDQGRLVEDGHHRDLVKAEGVYARLHASWVAQATLA
- the hisI gene encoding phosphoribosyl-AMP cyclohydrolase, which translates into the protein MSSLDAAIAARLKRDEAGLVPAVVQDATSRAVLMVGWMDDEALHRTLTTGRSTFWSRSRGEYWVKGETSGHTQHVREVRLDCDGDTLLVVVDQVGAACHTGATTCFDQDLLT
- a CDS encoding Trp biosynthesis-associated membrane protein → MNRNLLGPAVLVLLALGGGTLLAVRATWSEATARAAGIPETDLAVSGADVVPGAAGLALLVMAAALGVLAGGPRLRRVIGALVAVAGVVGVVISSRTGDALQTAQQRAIDEAAVAGATVDWSSTAAPAFAIAGFALVVVVGGAVAWLGPRWATMGRKYETPAAREPDASDLWKAMDDGVDPTA
- a CDS encoding HGxxPAAW family protein translates to MSHGSSPAAWTAVLVSLAGFLIGGIALIPEPNWVLFTIGVVLAVGALPLGKVMSVAGYGTSRVKDH
- a CDS encoding DUF2752 domain-containing protein; amino-acid sequence: MHFRDPHVEGAYGFCPFLVLTGQPCPGCGGLRAVNLLTRGDFAAAVSSNLLAVALVALGVVAWLVWLGRRARGLPARYLTWSARTVTALGVVAAVFGIARLTPWGAWLAP
- a CDS encoding MFS transporter, which translates into the protein MAGGRPRRRVHRAWLVAGVTFLVLLASAAFRSSLGVMLVPIEEDLGWSRTETSIAVSLNLIVYGVAAPFAAALLERIGVRRTAVAALLLIALGCLASTVMTAPWQLSVLWGLVIGVATGSVALVFGAIVVNRWFVARRGLVLGILGAAWATGQLVFLPLLAAIVDEFGWRAASLAIAGCCAALVPVVAVVLRDRPSDVGLEPYGGIDDEAAAVVPQTAGAAVVHAVTVLREVLRTRSFLLLAGTFFVCGWTTNGIISSHFVPAAHDHGMQATTAAGLLAVVGIFDIVGTIGSGWLTDRYDPRLLLSVYYALRGVALLAVPALLGPTVEPPMLVVVALFGLDWVATVPPTVVLCRTAFGPERGGIVFGWVFAAHMIGAGVAAAASGALRASSGDYTSAWLLAGALAVAAAVGSLLLPRPVTASVPGPARR
- a CDS encoding DUF2189 domain-containing protein, producing MSTNEPPTGPDPETPDGPVPPPPPPPPSYGGTSYPPPPPGDASGGGYPPPPGGPSGYGAGGYPPPPPGGSGFIEPFSPTDAIGYGWRKFSANAGQWIIAGLAIFAVSVIFGLFSFLVQPDIDANETNPFAGFNFASIVVNLLSTLATYVISAFIYRGALDETEGRPFSLADTFSRVPVGPVILTSLLVSIGITIGLVLCVLPGIIFAFLSYFALLFVVDENQSPVDAITSSVKLVSANLGQALLLALLSFVIVLIGACLCGLGLLVAYPVVTIATAYAYKKFRDQPVAA
- the trpC gene encoding indole-3-glycerol phosphate synthase TrpC, which produces MTVLDDILAGVAEDLAERQSRVSLDDLKRQADKQPPALDPMPAFRAEGVSVIAEVKRSSPSLGALADIKNPAQLAADYAAGGAAAISVLTEQRRFNGTLDDLRAVRGQVDVPVLRKDFITTSYQLWEARAAGADMALLIVAALDQNALESLIDRARSIGLTPLIEVHDEAEVRRALDADADLIGVNARNLKTLEVDRQTFERLAPHIPDSVVKVAESGVRGPHDVIEYARFGANVVLVGETLVKGDDPRATVADLVAAGSHPALQHRWQPS
- the trpB gene encoding tryptophan synthase subunit beta, whose product is MTDTSGRSPSRSALPDGPGHFGRFGGRFMPEALIAPLDEITREWEAAQADPVFRAELDRMLREYANVPSPLYEAHRFSRAVGARILLKREDLNHTGAHKIRNVIGQALLAKRIGKPRCIAETGAGQHGVASATACAYLDLDCTVYMGQVDTERQALNVARMQMLGAEVIPVTTGSATLKDAINEALRDWVTTVDTTHYLFGTAAGPHPFPTMVRELTRGIGDEARAQVLELTGRLPDAAVACVGGGSNAIGLFTAFVPDESVRLIGIEAGGDGFETGRHAATITAGEVGVLHGARSFLLQDEDGQTIESHSISAGLDYPGVGPEHAHLADIGRAQYRPATDAQAMSAFDLLCKTEGIIPAIESAHALAGAVELAKEMGPDATILVNLSGRGDKDVHTAAKYFGLLDENDRAETDR
- the trpA gene encoding tryptophan synthase subunit alpha, with protein sequence MTVIDELFERTRAENRAALVGYLPAGFPTVDGSIAAIGAMIEAGVDLVEVGLPYSDPVMDGPTIQAAAEAALVNGTRVDDVFRVVEASAAGAPTVVMTYWNPVERRGVDRFAADLAAAGGAGIITPDLIPDEAIDWERASREQGLDRVYLVSPSSSDERLAMTAEAASGFIYATAVMGVTGQREQTSSLAPELVGRLRKVTDKPVGVGLGVSNGAQAHEIAAFADAVIVGSALVRCLLDQPDEASGLAAIRDLVTDLRTGVERD